One genomic segment of Suricata suricatta isolate VVHF042 chromosome 16, meerkat_22Aug2017_6uvM2_HiC, whole genome shotgun sequence includes these proteins:
- the PAK4 gene encoding serine/threonine-protein kinase PAK 4 isoform X2 has product MFGKKKKRVEISAPSNFEHRVHTGFDQHEQKFTGLPRQWQSLIEESARRPKPLVDPACITSIQPGAPKGEPYNLAPNGPSAGARAVPQSSSSRPPTRARGPPSPGVLGPHASEPQLAPPARPVTTPAVPPAPGPRSPQREPQRVSHEQFRAALQLVVDPGDPRSYLDNFIKIGEGSTGIVCIATVRSSGRLVAVKKMDLRKQQRRELLFNEVVIMRDYQHENVVEMYNSYLVGDELWVVMEFLEGGALTDIVTHTRMNEEQIAAVCLAVLQALSVLHAQGVIHRDIKSDSILLTHDGRVKLSDFGFCAQVSKEVPRRKSLVGTPYWMAPELISRLPYGPEVDIWSLGVMVIEMVDGEPPYFNEPPLKAMKMIRDNLPPRLKNLHKVSPSLKGFLDRLLVRDPAQRATAAELLKHPFLAKAGPPASIVPLMRQHRTR; this is encoded by the exons ATGTTTGGGAAGAAGAAGAAGCGGGTGGAGATCTCCGCACCATCCAACTTCGAGCACCGCGTGCACACGGGCTTCGACCAGCACGAGCAGAAGTTCACGGGGCTGCCCCGCCAGTGGCAGAGCCTGATCGAGGAGTCGGCCCGCCGCCCCAAGCCCCTGGTGGACCCCGCCTGCATCACCTCCATCCAGCCCGGGGCCCCCAAG GGGGAGCCTTACAACCTGGCCCCCAACGGGCCGTCGGCAGGGGCCCGGGCTGTCCCCCAGTCCTCCTCCTCCCGGCCTCCCACCCGAGCCCGTGGGCCCCCCAGCCCAGGAGTGCTGGGCCCCCACGCCTCCGAACCCCAGCTGGCGCCCCCGGCCCGCCCCGTCACCACCCCtgctgtcccccccgcccccggcccccgctCGCCACAGCGGGAGCCCCAGCGAGTGTCCCACGAGCAGTTCCGGGCCGCCCTGCAGCTGGTGGTGGACCCCGGCGACCCTCGCTCCTACCTGGACAACTTCATCAAGATCGGCGAGGGCTCCACGGGCATCGTGTGCATTGCCACCGTGCGCAGCTCGGGCAGGCTGGTGGCCGTCAAGAAGATGGATCTGCGCAAGCAGCAGAGGCGTGAGCTGCTCTTCAACGAG GTGGTGATCATGCGGGACTACCAGCACGAGAACGTGGTGGAGATGTACAACAGCTACCTGGTcggggatgagctctgggtggtGATGGAGTTCCTGGAGGGCGGCGCCCTCACCGACATCGTCACCCACACCAG GATGAACGAGGAGCAGATCGCCGCCGTGTGCCTGGCCGTGCTGCAGGCCTTGTCTGTGCTCCACGCTCAGGGTGTCATCCACCGCGACATCAAGAGTGACTCCATCCTCCTGACCCACGACGGCAGG GTGAAGCTGTCGgactttgggttctgtgcccaGGTGAGCAAGGAGGTACCACGGAGGAAGTCACTCGTCGGCACGCCCTACTGGATGGCCCCAGAGCTCATCTCTCGCCTCCCCTATGGGCCAGAG GTGGACATCTGGTCTCTGGGGGTGATGGTGATCGAGATGGTGGACGGGGAGCCCCCCTACTTCAATGAGCCACCCCTCAAAGCCATGAAGATGATTCGGGACAACCTGCCACCTCGACTGAAAAACCTGCACAAG GTGTCCCCATCCCTGAAGGGCTTCCTGGACCGCCTGCTGGTGCGCGACCCGGCCCAGCGGGCCACGGCGGCCGAGCTGCTGAAGCACCCGTTCCTGGCCAAAGCGGGCCCGCCTGCCAGCATCGTGCCCCTCATGCGCCAGCACCGTACCAGATGA
- the PAK4 gene encoding serine/threonine-protein kinase PAK 4 isoform X1 → MFGKKKKRVEISAPSNFEHRVHTGFDQHEQKFTGLPRQWQSLIEESARRPKPLVDPACITSIQPGAPKTIVRGSKGSKDGALTLLLDEFENMSVTRSNSLRRDSPPPPARARQENGMPAEPASTARGAPEKGSGQGRVASRSEAGGSSGDRRRVGPEKRPKSSREGAGGPQESSRDKRPLSGPDVSTPQPAGLASGAKVAAGRPFNTYPRADTDHPSRGAQGEPYNLAPNGPSAGARAVPQSSSSRPPTRARGPPSPGVLGPHASEPQLAPPARPVTTPAVPPAPGPRSPQREPQRVSHEQFRAALQLVVDPGDPRSYLDNFIKIGEGSTGIVCIATVRSSGRLVAVKKMDLRKQQRRELLFNEVVIMRDYQHENVVEMYNSYLVGDELWVVMEFLEGGALTDIVTHTRMNEEQIAAVCLAVLQALSVLHAQGVIHRDIKSDSILLTHDGRVKLSDFGFCAQVSKEVPRRKSLVGTPYWMAPELISRLPYGPEVDIWSLGVMVIEMVDGEPPYFNEPPLKAMKMIRDNLPPRLKNLHKVSPSLKGFLDRLLVRDPAQRATAAELLKHPFLAKAGPPASIVPLMRQHRTR, encoded by the exons ATGTTTGGGAAGAAGAAGAAGCGGGTGGAGATCTCCGCACCATCCAACTTCGAGCACCGCGTGCACACGGGCTTCGACCAGCACGAGCAGAAGTTCACGGGGCTGCCCCGCCAGTGGCAGAGCCTGATCGAGGAGTCGGCCCGCCGCCCCAAGCCCCTGGTGGACCCCGCCTGCATCACCTCCATCCAGCCCGGGGCCCCCAAG ACCATCGTGCGGGGCAGCAAAGGCTCCAAGGATGGGGCCCTCACGCTGCTGCTTGACGAGTTCGAGAACATGTCGGTGACACGCTCCAACTCCCTGCGGAGAGACAGCCCGCCGCCGCCAGCCCGCGCCCGCCAGGAAAACGGGATGCCCGCAGAGCCGGCCAGCACGGCCAGAGGGGCCCCAGAGAAGGGGAGCGGCCAAGGCCGGGTCGCCAGTCGCAGCGAGGCGGGCGGCAGCAGTGGCGACAGGCGGCGGGTGGGGCCAGAGAAGAGGCCCAAGTCTTCCAGGGAAGGCGCGGGGGGACCCCAGGAGTCCTCCCGGGATAAAcgccccctctctgggcctgacGTCAGCACCCCCCAACCTGCCGGTCTGGCCAGTGGGGCAAAAGTGGCAGCTGGTCGGCCCTTTAACACGTACCCGAGGGCCGACACGGACCACCCGTCCCGGGGTGCCCAG GGGGAGCCTTACAACCTGGCCCCCAACGGGCCGTCGGCAGGGGCCCGGGCTGTCCCCCAGTCCTCCTCCTCCCGGCCTCCCACCCGAGCCCGTGGGCCCCCCAGCCCAGGAGTGCTGGGCCCCCACGCCTCCGAACCCCAGCTGGCGCCCCCGGCCCGCCCCGTCACCACCCCtgctgtcccccccgcccccggcccccgctCGCCACAGCGGGAGCCCCAGCGAGTGTCCCACGAGCAGTTCCGGGCCGCCCTGCAGCTGGTGGTGGACCCCGGCGACCCTCGCTCCTACCTGGACAACTTCATCAAGATCGGCGAGGGCTCCACGGGCATCGTGTGCATTGCCACCGTGCGCAGCTCGGGCAGGCTGGTGGCCGTCAAGAAGATGGATCTGCGCAAGCAGCAGAGGCGTGAGCTGCTCTTCAACGAG GTGGTGATCATGCGGGACTACCAGCACGAGAACGTGGTGGAGATGTACAACAGCTACCTGGTcggggatgagctctgggtggtGATGGAGTTCCTGGAGGGCGGCGCCCTCACCGACATCGTCACCCACACCAG GATGAACGAGGAGCAGATCGCCGCCGTGTGCCTGGCCGTGCTGCAGGCCTTGTCTGTGCTCCACGCTCAGGGTGTCATCCACCGCGACATCAAGAGTGACTCCATCCTCCTGACCCACGACGGCAGG GTGAAGCTGTCGgactttgggttctgtgcccaGGTGAGCAAGGAGGTACCACGGAGGAAGTCACTCGTCGGCACGCCCTACTGGATGGCCCCAGAGCTCATCTCTCGCCTCCCCTATGGGCCAGAG GTGGACATCTGGTCTCTGGGGGTGATGGTGATCGAGATGGTGGACGGGGAGCCCCCCTACTTCAATGAGCCACCCCTCAAAGCCATGAAGATGATTCGGGACAACCTGCCACCTCGACTGAAAAACCTGCACAAG GTGTCCCCATCCCTGAAGGGCTTCCTGGACCGCCTGCTGGTGCGCGACCCGGCCCAGCGGGCCACGGCGGCCGAGCTGCTGAAGCACCCGTTCCTGGCCAAAGCGGGCCCGCCTGCCAGCATCGTGCCCCTCATGCGCCAGCACCGTACCAGATGA
- the NCCRP1 gene encoding F-box only protein 50, which translates to METDEPESPREPPSPPPPPSPPSPAPPETPGSPRPQQPSEAYARQLLLEEWRPPGGSLELPPSLTWQLLFLRRPLHRNLLRSPNPEGINIYEPAPPTGPTQQPLDTLGNFQGWYIRTEKLQQNLSWTVKQQCVDLLAEGLWEELLDDEQPDITVMDWYEDSRLDTCVYELHVWLLAADRRTVIAQHHVAPRASGRGRPGCWVQVSHVFRQYGPGVRFVHFLHKTKNRREPSGLRRTRVTDSSVSVQFRE; encoded by the exons ATGGAGACCGATGAGCCCGAGAGCCCCCGAGAGCCGCcgtccccgcccccgccgccgtcGCCGCCGTCCCCCGCGCCTCCCGAGACCCCCGGGTCCCCCCGGCC GCAGCAGCCGTCGGAGGCCTACGCCCGGCAGCTGCTGCTGGAGGAGTGGCGGCCCCCCGgcgggagcctggagctgcccccGAGCCTCACCTGGCAGCTGCTGTTCCTGCGGCGGCCGCTCCACCGCAACCTGCTGCGCTCGCCCAACCCCGAAG GCATCAACATTTATGAGCCAGCACCCCCTACTGgtcccacccagcagcccctggatACTCTGG GCAACTTCCAAGGATGGTACATTAGGACCGAAAAGCTCCAGCAGAACCTCAG CTGGACCGTGAAGCAGCAGTGTGTGGATCTCCTGGCCGAGGGCCTGTGGGAGGAGCTCCTTGACGACGAGCAGCCGGACATCACGGTCATGGACTG GTACGAGGACAGCCGACTGGACACGTGTGTCTACGAGCTGCACGTGTGGCTGCTGGCGGCCGACCGCCGCACGGTCATCGCGCAGCATCATGTGGCCCCCCGCGCCTCCGGGAGAGGCCGCCCCGGCTGCTGGGTCCAG GTGTCGCACGTGTTCCGCCAGTACGGCCCTGGTGTGCGGTTTGTCCACTTCCTGCACAAGACCAAGAACCGGAGGGAGCCCAGTGGGCTGCGGCGGACCAGGGTGACCGACTCCTCTGTGTCTGTGCAGTTCAGGGAGTGA
- the SYCN gene encoding syncollin, translating to MSPLCPLLLALALAAVPGVRAACPVPTDLKRPDGTRTCAKLYDKSDAYYENCCGGAELSIEPGTDLPFLPSDWNNVASSLVVAPRCEITVWSLRGKAGKTRKFSAGAYPRLEEFRKGIFGDWSNTIASLYCRCY from the exons ATGTCCCCGCTGTGCCCACTGCtgctggccctggccctggcggCTGTCCCCGGCGTCCGGGCCGCCTGCCCGGTGCCCACCGACCTCAAGAGGCCGGACGGGACGCGCACGTGCGCCAAGCTCTACGACAAGAGCGACGCCTACTACGAAAACTGCTGCGGGGGCGCCGAGCTGTCCATTGAGCCCGGCACCGAcctgcccttcctgccctccGACTGGAACAACGTCGCCTCCTCGCTCGTGGTGGCCCCGCGCTGCGAGATCACCGTGTGGTCCCTGCGTGGCAAGGCCGGCAAGACGCGCAAGTTCTCGGCTGGCGCCTACCCGCGCCTGGAAGAGTTCCGCAAGGGCATCTTCGGGGACTGGTCCAACACCATCGCGTCGCTCTACTGCAG GTGTTACTGA